A DNA window from Deltaproteobacteria bacterium contains the following coding sequences:
- a CDS encoding 4-hydroxybutyryl-CoA dehydratase, which produces MKMKTTQDYIKSLSTLDHLIYYKGKRIKDVTRHPATAPHVRAAAMTYALANDPEYKDLATVTSHLTGETISRFTHIHQNVEDLIKKAKLLRALGRKTGSCFQRCVGLDGINATYSVTYEIDQKYGTDYFERFKKWLTYIQ; this is translated from the coding sequence ATGAAGATGAAAACAACTCAGGATTATATCAAAAGCTTGAGTACGTTGGACCATTTGATCTATTACAAAGGCAAGCGAATCAAGGATGTCACCCGTCATCCGGCCACGGCCCCCCATGTGCGGGCCGCAGCCATGACTTATGCCCTGGCCAATGATCCGGAATATAAGGACCTGGCGACAGTCACCTCCCATTTGACCGGTGAGACCATCAGCCGCTTCACCCATATCCACCAGAATGTGGAAGATTTAATTAAAAAAGCCAAATTGCTGCGTGCCCTGGGCCGGAAGACCGGGTCCTGCTTTCAACGTTGTGTGGGGTTGGACGGTATCAATGCCACCTATTCGGTGACCTATGAAATCGACCAGAAATACGGCACGGATTATTTTGAGCGTTTCAAGAAGTGGCTGACTTATATCCAG